One Brassica oleracea var. oleracea cultivar TO1000 chromosome C7, BOL, whole genome shotgun sequence genomic window carries:
- the LOC106302459 gene encoding uncharacterized mitochondrial protein AtMg00810-like codes for MEPNQKLSKENGVLLEDVKQYRKLVGKLQYFTNTRPDIAYAVSKLAQFSCAPTDVHLKAVHKVLRYLKGTIGQGVFYGVEDNFDLRGFSDSDWGGCPDDRRSVTGYTMFLGNSLVSWRSQKQDIVSMSTAEAEYRAMSMATKEIMWYCGILKSLRVPFSPPPYLYCDNTVALYIATNSIFHERTKHVEFDCHKVRECIVRGILKTMYVRTDNQLADVLTKALYPAPFRDIISKMGVLNLYTPSS; via the coding sequence ATGGAACCAAATCAGAAGTTGTCTAAGGAGAATGGAGTTTTGTTAGAAGATGTTAAGCAGTATCGCAAATTGGTTGGGAAGCTTCAGTATTTTACCAATACTAGACCTGACATCGCATATGCAGTTTCTAAGCTAGCTCAGTTTTCTTGTGCTCCAACTGATGTTCATTTGAAGGCTGTCCATAAGGTGTTGAGATATCTTAAAGGTACTATTGGACAGGGTGTGTTCTATGGAGTAGAAGATAACTTTGACTTGCGAGGATTCTCTGATTCTGATTGGGGAGGTTGCCCTGATGATAGAAGATCAGTTACGGGTTATACGATGTTCCTTGGTAATTCTTTGGTGTCTTGGAGATCACAGAAGCAGGACATTGTGTCGATGAGTACTGCTGAAGCGGAGTATCGTGCTATGAGCATGGCCACTAAGGAGATTATGTGGTATTGTGGTATTCTTAAGTCACTTCGTGTTCCGTTCTCTCCTCCTCCTTACTTATACTGTGATAACACAGTTGCTCTTTACATAGCTACCAACTCTATTTTTCATGAGCGAACCAAACATGTGGAGTTTGATTGCCATAAGGTGAGAGAGTGCATTGTTCGTGGTATCTTGAAGACGATGTATGTTCGTACTGATAATCAGCTAGCCGATGTATTGACTAAGGCATTATACCCAGCTCCATTTCGAGATATCATTAGCAAGATGGGTGTTCTTAACCTTTATACACCTTCATCTTGA